One part of the Streptomyces ferrugineus genome encodes these proteins:
- a CDS encoding ABC transporter ATP-binding protein translates to MLLEVRDLHVEFRTRDGVAKAVNGVDYGVAAGETLAVLGESGSGKSVTAQAVMGILDQPPGRITGGEILFQGRDLLRLKEEERRRVRGAEMAMIFQDALSSLNPVLSVGEQLGEMFVVHRGMSRKDARAKAVELMDRVRIPAAEERVRQYPHQFSGGMRQRIMIAMALALEPALVIADEPTTALDVTVQAQVMDLLAELQREYRMGLVLITHDLGVVADVADRIAVMYAGRIVESAPVHDIYKAPAHPYTRGLLDSIPRLDQKGQELYAIEGLPPNLMDIPPGCAFHPRCPLAQDLCRTDEPPLYEVTGTDTNRRSACHFWRECLHG, encoded by the coding sequence ATGCTGCTCGAAGTGCGGGATCTGCACGTGGAGTTCCGGACCCGGGACGGCGTTGCCAAGGCCGTCAACGGCGTCGACTACGGCGTGGCCGCGGGGGAGACGCTCGCCGTGCTCGGGGAGTCCGGGTCCGGGAAGTCGGTGACCGCGCAGGCCGTGATGGGGATTCTCGATCAGCCGCCGGGGCGGATCACCGGCGGCGAGATCCTCTTCCAGGGGCGGGACCTGCTGCGGCTCAAGGAGGAGGAGCGGCGCAGGGTCCGCGGCGCCGAGATGGCGATGATCTTCCAGGACGCGCTGTCGTCGCTCAACCCCGTGCTCTCCGTGGGCGAGCAGCTCGGCGAGATGTTCGTCGTGCACCGGGGGATGTCGAGGAAGGACGCGCGCGCCAAGGCCGTGGAACTGATGGACCGCGTGCGCATCCCGGCCGCCGAGGAGCGCGTCAGGCAGTACCCCCACCAGTTCTCCGGCGGCATGCGCCAGCGCATCATGATCGCGATGGCCCTCGCCCTCGAACCGGCGCTCGTCATCGCCGACGAGCCGACCACCGCACTCGATGTCACCGTCCAGGCCCAGGTGATGGACCTGCTCGCCGAGCTGCAGCGCGAGTACCGGATGGGCCTCGTCCTGATCACCCACGACCTCGGCGTGGTCGCGGACGTCGCCGACCGGATCGCGGTGATGTACGCGGGCCGGATCGTGGAGTCGGCGCCGGTCCACGACATCTACAAGGCACCCGCCCACCCGTACACCCGGGGCCTGCTCGACTCCATCCCCCGGCTGGACCAGAAGGGGCAGGAGCTCTACGCCATCGAGGGCCTGCCCCCCAACCTCATGGACATCCCGCCCGGCTGCGCCTTCCACCCCCGCTGCCCCCTGGCCCAGGACCTGTGCCGCACCGACGAACCCCCGCTGTACGAGGTCACCGGCACGGACACCAACCGGCGCAGCGCCTGCCACTTCTGGAGGGAGTGCCTGCATGGCTGA
- a CDS encoding ABC transporter permease → MGQYVVRRLLQMVPVFIGATLLIFLMVNVMGDPVAGLCGDRQCDPATAARLRKEFGLDQPVWQQYLTYMGNVFTGDFGTAFNGQEVTELMSTAFPVTIRLTIVAIVFEILIGITLGVLTGLRRGRPVDTGVLLTTLVVISVPTFVTGLLLQLLLGVEWGWIRPSVSPAAPFGELIVPGLVLASVSLAYVTRLTRTSIAENRRSDYVRTAIAKGLPRRRVITRHLLRNSLIPVVTFIGADIGFLMGGAIVTERIFNIHGVGFQLYQGILRQNTQTVVGFVTVLVLVFLLCNLVVDLLYAVLDPRIRYA, encoded by the coding sequence ATGGGGCAGTACGTCGTCCGGCGCCTGCTGCAGATGGTCCCGGTGTTCATCGGGGCCACCCTGCTGATCTTCCTCATGGTCAACGTGATGGGCGACCCCGTCGCCGGCCTGTGCGGCGACCGGCAGTGCGACCCGGCGACGGCGGCCCGGCTGCGCAAGGAGTTCGGCCTCGACCAGCCCGTGTGGCAGCAGTACCTGACCTACATGGGGAACGTCTTCACCGGGGACTTCGGTACGGCGTTCAACGGCCAGGAGGTCACCGAGCTGATGTCGACGGCCTTCCCGGTCACCATCCGGCTCACGATCGTGGCGATCGTCTTCGAGATCCTCATCGGGATCACGCTGGGCGTCCTCACCGGACTGCGCCGCGGCCGCCCCGTGGACACCGGCGTCCTCCTCACCACCCTCGTCGTGATCTCCGTCCCCACCTTCGTCACCGGACTGCTGCTGCAGCTCCTGCTCGGCGTCGAATGGGGGTGGATCAGACCGTCCGTGTCCCCGGCGGCCCCCTTCGGCGAGCTGATCGTCCCGGGCCTCGTCCTCGCCTCGGTCTCCCTCGCGTACGTCACCCGTCTGACCCGCACCTCCATCGCGGAGAACCGGCGCTCCGACTACGTCCGCACGGCCATCGCCAAGGGCCTGCCCAGACGCCGGGTCATCACCCGGCACCTGCTGCGCAACTCCCTCATCCCCGTCGTCACCTTCATCGGCGCCGACATCGGCTTCCTCATGGGCGGCGCGATCGTCACCGAGCGGATCTTCAACATCCATGGCGTCGGCTTCCAGCTCTACCAGGGCATCCTGCGCCAGAACACCCAGACCGTGGTCGGCTTCGTGACGGTCCTGGTCCTCGTCTTCCTGCTGTGCAACCTGGTCGTCGACCTCCTGTACGCCGTACTCGACCCGAGGATCCGCTATGCCTGA
- a CDS encoding ABC transporter ATP-binding protein — protein sequence MADMPEPILEVRGLVKHYPLTQGVLFKRQIGSVKAVDGVDFTLHRGETLGVVGESGCGKSTVAKMLVNLERPTAGSIRYKGEDITRLSGRALKAVRRNIQMVFQDPYTSLNPRMTVGDIIGEPYDIHPEVAPKGDRRRRVRELLDVVGLNPEYINRYPHQFSGGQRQRIGIARGLALRPEVIVADEPVSALDVSVQAQVINLMDRLQNEFGLSYVFIAHDLSIVRHISDRVGVMYLGRIVEIGGDAEIYDHPTHPYTQALLSAVPVPDPEAREHRERIILAGDVPSPTNVPSGCRFRTRCWKAEERCAREVPPLAVPAVFRGPGGPAAHDSACHFAQERPVVAVEAEA from the coding sequence ATGGCTGACATGCCTGAGCCGATTCTCGAAGTGCGCGGACTCGTCAAGCACTACCCGCTCACCCAGGGCGTCCTCTTCAAGAGACAGATCGGCTCCGTGAAGGCCGTGGACGGCGTCGACTTCACCCTCCACCGCGGCGAGACCCTCGGCGTCGTCGGCGAGTCCGGCTGCGGCAAGTCGACGGTCGCCAAGATGCTGGTCAACCTGGAACGCCCGACGGCCGGCTCCATCAGGTACAAGGGCGAGGACATCACCAGACTGTCCGGCCGCGCCCTGAAGGCCGTACGCCGCAACATCCAGATGGTCTTCCAGGACCCGTACACCTCCCTCAACCCCCGGATGACGGTGGGCGACATCATCGGGGAGCCGTACGACATCCACCCCGAGGTCGCCCCGAAGGGCGACCGGCGCCGCCGGGTGCGCGAGCTGCTGGACGTGGTCGGCCTCAACCCCGAGTACATCAACCGCTATCCGCACCAGTTCTCCGGCGGCCAACGCCAGCGCATCGGCATCGCACGGGGGTTGGCGCTGCGCCCCGAGGTCATCGTCGCCGACGAACCCGTCTCCGCACTCGACGTCTCCGTCCAGGCCCAGGTCATCAACCTGATGGACCGCCTGCAGAACGAGTTCGGCCTCTCCTACGTCTTCATCGCCCACGACCTGTCCATCGTCCGGCACATCTCCGACCGGGTCGGGGTGATGTACCTCGGCCGGATCGTGGAGATCGGCGGGGACGCCGAGATCTACGACCACCCCACGCACCCCTACACCCAGGCGCTGCTCTCCGCGGTCCCCGTCCCCGACCCGGAGGCCCGCGAACACCGCGAGCGCATCATCCTGGCGGGAGACGTCCCGTCCCCGACGAACGTCCCCTCCGGCTGCCGCTTCCGCACCCGCTGCTGGAAGGCCGAGGAGCGCTGCGCGCGGGAGGTGCCGCCGCTCGCGGTGCCGGCGGTGTTCCGGGGGCCGGGCGGGCCGGCGGCGCACGACTCGGCGTGTCACTTCGCGCAGGAGAGGCCGGTGGTTGCCGTGGAGGCGGAGGCATAG
- a CDS encoding S9 family peptidase, with product MTTEPVSFPRRHARTQRFTFGAPRAFAVAPDGSRVAFLRSASGTDPASSLWVLDPEGGEERVAADPRALLGGTSEDLSPEERARRERSREAGAGIVAHATDTAVELASFALSGRLFTAELRAGTARELPVPGPVIDPRPSPDGRRIAYVARGALRVVGAEGDGDRALAEPESDGVTYGLAEFIAAEEMGRHRGFWWSPESDRLLVARADDTPVSRWWISDPARPEREPRRVPYPAAGTANADVRLFVIGLDGARTEVSWDRARYPYLARVHWSAAGAPLLLVQARDQRSQLFLAVDPATGATRMVHADEDPQWLDLFPGVPCWSPSGNLVRIADEGGARVLTVGERPLTGPQLHVRAVLDVSDDDVLVSASAGEAAAAAEIGEVHVYRVNELGVERVSQEPGVHSAVRSGSVTVLVSHALDRPGAQVQVLRDGKPMAIVRSCAEDPGLTPRVTLTEGGARRIPCAVLMPRDYAGDTPLPVLLDPYGGPHSSRVVAAHNAFLTSQWFADQGFAVVVADGRGTPGRSPAWEKAIKDDIAAVVVQDQVDALRALAERFPLDLTRVAIRGWSFGGYLAGLAVLRRPDVFHAAVVGAPVTDLRLYDTHYQERYVGHPAQQPEVYRRNSLIDDAGLVDPAEPHRPMMIVHGLADDNVVVAHSLRLSSALLAAGRPHEVLPLSGVTHMTPQEEVAENLLLLQLDFLKRSLGPA from the coding sequence ATGACGACCGAGCCTGTCTCCTTCCCCCGACGGCACGCCCGCACCCAGAGGTTCACCTTCGGCGCGCCGCGCGCGTTCGCGGTTGCGCCCGACGGTTCCCGTGTCGCGTTCCTGCGCTCCGCCTCGGGCACCGACCCGGCGAGTTCGCTGTGGGTGCTCGACCCGGAGGGCGGTGAGGAGCGCGTGGCCGCCGACCCGCGCGCCCTGCTGGGCGGCACCTCGGAGGACCTCTCGCCCGAGGAGCGCGCGCGGCGCGAGCGCAGCCGCGAGGCCGGCGCCGGCATCGTCGCCCACGCCACCGACACGGCCGTCGAGTTGGCGTCTTTTGCCTTGTCAGGGCGGCTTTTCACGGCCGAGCTGCGGGCCGGCACGGCACGTGAACTCCCGGTCCCCGGGCCGGTGATCGACCCGCGCCCCTCCCCCGACGGACGGCGCATCGCGTACGTCGCGCGGGGCGCCCTGCGGGTGGTGGGCGCCGAGGGCGACGGCGACCGTGCGCTCGCCGAACCGGAGTCGGACGGGGTGACGTACGGACTGGCCGAGTTCATCGCGGCCGAGGAGATGGGGCGCCACCGGGGCTTTTGGTGGAGTCCGGAGTCGGACCGGCTGCTGGTGGCGCGCGCGGACGACACGCCGGTGAGCCGGTGGTGGATCTCCGATCCGGCGCGCCCTGAGCGCGAGCCGCGGCGGGTGCCGTATCCGGCGGCGGGAACGGCGAACGCGGACGTACGGCTGTTCGTGATCGGGCTCGACGGGGCGCGCACGGAGGTCTCCTGGGACCGGGCGCGGTACCCGTATCTGGCGCGAGTGCACTGGTCAGCGGCGGGTGCGCCGCTGCTGCTCGTACAGGCGCGCGACCAGCGCAGCCAGCTGTTCCTGGCGGTGGATCCGGCGACCGGGGCGACCCGGATGGTGCACGCCGACGAAGATCCACAATGGCTGGATCTTTTCCCTGGGGTGCCCTGCTGGAGCCCTTCGGGGAACCTCGTGCGCATCGCCGACGAGGGCGGCGCGCGGGTGCTCACGGTGGGCGAACGTCCGCTGACGGGACCGCAGTTGCATGTCCGCGCGGTGCTGGACGTCTCCGACGACGACGTGCTGGTCTCGGCGTCGGCGGGCGAGGCCGCGGCCGCTGCGGAGATCGGCGAAGTGCATGTGTACCGGGTGAACGAGCTGGGCGTGGAGCGGGTGTCACAGGAGCCCGGGGTGCACTCGGCGGTGCGCTCCGGGAGCGTGACGGTGCTGGTGTCCCACGCCCTTGACCGGCCCGGGGCTCAGGTCCAGGTGCTGCGCGACGGGAAGCCGATGGCGATCGTCCGTTCCTGCGCCGAAGATCCTGGTCTGACCCCGCGCGTGACCCTCACCGAGGGGGGCGCACGCCGCATCCCGTGCGCCGTGCTTATGCCTCGGGACTACGCCGGTGACACCCCGCTCCCGGTTTTGCTGGATCCCTACGGGGGACCGCACAGCTCCCGGGTGGTCGCCGCGCACAACGCCTTCCTCACCTCGCAGTGGTTCGCCGACCAGGGGTTCGCGGTGGTCGTCGCGGACGGGCGGGGCACGCCGGGACGGTCGCCGGCCTGGGAGAAGGCGATCAAGGACGACATCGCGGCGGTCGTGGTGCAGGACCAGGTCGATGCCCTGCGGGCGCTGGCCGAGCGGTTCCCGCTGGATCTGACCCGCGTCGCGATCCGCGGCTGGTCCTTCGGCGGCTATCTGGCGGGGCTCGCGGTGCTGCGCCGTCCGGACGTCTTCCACGCGGCCGTGGTCGGCGCCCCCGTCACCGATCTGCGGCTGTACGACACCCACTATCAGGAGCGCTACGTCGGGCACCCCGCGCAGCAGCCGGAGGTCTACCGGCGCAACTCGCTGATCGACGACGCGGGCCTGGTGGACCCGGCCGAGCCGCACCGCCCGATGATGATCGTCCACGGGCTGGCGGACGACAACGTGGTCGTCGCCCACTCCCTGCGGCTGTCCTCGGCCCTGCTCGCCGCCGGACGCCCGCACGAGGTGCTGCCGCTGTCCGGGGTGACCCACATGACCCCACAGGAGGAGGTCGCGGAGAACCTGCTGCTGCTCCAGCTCGACTTCCTCAAGCGGTCGCTGGGGCCGGCCTAG
- a CDS encoding ABC transporter permease — protein sequence MPDQPFPPEGTIPGAGPVGTGVAASEVAAPEQRPPAAPESPRSAGPADDSTAAPERARSLWSDAWRDLRRNPVFIVSSLIILFLLVIALWPSAIASGNPLKCDLAKAQQGAGPGHPFGYDGQGCDVYTRTVHGARTSVTVGVCATLGVAVLGSVLGALAGFFGGLWDSLLSRITDVFFAIPVVLGGLVLLSVVTSNSVWPVVGFIVLLGWPQISRIARGAVITAKQHDYVQAARALGASHSRLLLRHIAPNAVAPVIVVATIALGTYIALEATLSYLGVGLKPPSVSWGIDISAASPYVRNAPHALLWPSGALAVTVLAFIMLGDAVRDALDPKLR from the coding sequence ATGCCTGACCAGCCGTTCCCGCCCGAGGGGACGATCCCGGGGGCCGGCCCGGTCGGCACGGGCGTCGCCGCGAGCGAGGTGGCGGCGCCGGAGCAGCGTCCGCCCGCCGCGCCCGAGAGCCCTCGGAGCGCGGGCCCGGCCGACGACTCGACCGCCGCCCCCGAACGGGCCCGCAGCCTGTGGTCCGACGCCTGGCGGGACCTGCGCCGCAACCCGGTCTTCATCGTCTCGTCCCTGATCATCCTCTTTCTGCTCGTGATCGCCCTCTGGCCCTCGGCGATCGCCTCCGGCAACCCCCTCAAGTGCGACCTCGCCAAGGCCCAGCAGGGCGCCGGACCCGGCCATCCCTTCGGCTACGACGGACAGGGCTGCGACGTCTACACCCGCACCGTCCACGGCGCCCGTACGTCCGTCACCGTCGGCGTGTGCGCCACACTCGGGGTCGCGGTGCTCGGCTCGGTGCTGGGCGCGCTGGCCGGCTTCTTCGGGGGCCTGTGGGACTCGCTGCTGTCCCGGATCACCGACGTCTTCTTCGCGATCCCGGTCGTCCTGGGCGGCCTGGTCCTGCTGTCGGTGGTGACGAGCAACAGCGTCTGGCCGGTCGTCGGCTTCATCGTGCTGCTCGGCTGGCCCCAGATCTCCCGCATCGCCCGCGGCGCGGTCATCACCGCCAAACAGCACGACTACGTCCAGGCCGCCCGAGCCCTGGGCGCCTCCCACTCCCGTCTCCTGCTCCGCCACATCGCCCCGAACGCGGTGGCCCCCGTGATCGTGGTGGCGACCATCGCGCTGGGCACGTACATCGCCCTGGAGGCGACGCTGTCGTACCTCGGCGTGGGCCTGAAACCCCCGAGCGTCTCCTGGGGCATCGACATCTCGGCGGCCTCCCCCTACGTCCGCAACGCCCCCCACGCCCTCCTGTGGCCGTCCGGCGCCCTGGCCGTCACCGTCCTGGCCTTCATCATGCTCGGCGACGCGGTGCGCGACGCCCTGGACCCGAAGCTGAGGTGA